Below is a genomic region from Azospirillum sp. B510.
CAGGTCGGCAGCACGCAGGCGTTCGTCGGCGCCTCCAGATCGTCGACGATCTCCTCGACCGTGACGATGGAACGCTTGGCGGCCAGCACCGCCTCCTTCTGGACGCCGAGGATGCCCCAGATCAGGACATTGCCGCGGCGGTCGGCCTTCTGGGCGTGGATCACCGTCACGTCGGGGCGGACCGACGGGATGGCGGCCAGCCTCTCGCCGGTGAAGGGGCATTCGACGAAGCGGATGTTGGGATTGACCTTCGGCAGGTCGGATCCGGTATAGCCGCGCAGCAGGGCGAAGGGCAGGTTGGAGGCGCCGGCGACATAGGCGTTCGCCATGCCGGCGTGGCTGTGCTCCTCGGTCTCCAGCCTGTGGGGCCAGCCCTGCTCGACCGCGTCGCGGAAGCGGTGGAGCGAGCCGACGCCGGGATTGCCGCCCCAGGAGAAGATCAGCTTCGTAGCACAGCCCATGCCGATCAGCTGGTCGTAGATCAGGTCCGGCGTCATGCGGACCAGCGTCAGGTCGCGCCGGCCCTGGCGGACGATCTCATGCCCGGCGGCATGGGGAATCAGGTGGGTGAAGCCTTCCAGGGCGACCGTGTCGCCGTCGCGCACAAGGCTCGCCACCGCATCGCGCAGGGGCGTGATGTTAGCCATATGACCTCCCGATTGTGCGAAAGCCGCACGGATGTTCGTCTTTGAATCCATCGTGGCGATGGCGGCCGGCCGCTGTCAAGGGCGAAAATCATTCATATTGAGCGATAATCGCACATATTGCGGCGCAACATGAGCTTTGCGTGACGATTTCAACGGGAAAACCGGTAGAAAATCGGTAATTGCAAGGAGTTAGCGATGTGACGCAATTTGTGCGATTATAGAACTCAATGTCATATATCGAACTTGACGGTTTGGGCATCCCTCAGTACGGTTGGTTTAACAGTCAAGAACCCGGACGAACAGCTCCGGCGCCGACATCATGGTCACATCTGGGAGGGACAATGACGAGGACTCTGCGCAACGCGCTGCTGGGTGCGGCGTTCGGTCTGGCGCTGGCGGCCGGTCCGGCCGGGGCGGCGACCATCAAGGTCGGCGTCATCGCCCCCTTCTCGGGACCGTTCGCGATGTTCGGCAAGACCTTCAAGGACGGCATCGCCCAGTATCAGGCCGAACATGGCCGGACGGTCGGCGCCGACACGGTGGAATTCGTCTATCGCGACCTGGAGCAGACCAACCCGGCCCAGGCCAAGGCGCTGGCGCAGGAGCTGATCGTCAAGGAGCGGGTGTCCTTCCTGGCCGGCTTCGCCTTCACCCCCGACGCCATGGCGGTCGCCCCGCTGATCGACGAGGCGAACATCCCGGCGGTGGTCTTCAACGCCGCCACCTCCGCCATCACCGAGAAATCGCCGCGCTTCGTCCGCACCTCCTTCACCCTGTGGCAGAACACGGTTCCGCTGGCCGAGCATATGGCCAGGCGGGGCATCAAGACGGCGGTGACCGCGGTCAGCGACTATGGTCCCGGCCTGGACGGCGAGGCGGCCTTCAGGGCGACCTTCGAGAAGAATGGCGGCAAGGTGGCCGACACCATCCGCATGCCGTTGAAATCGAACGATTTCGCCCCCTTCATGCAGCGCATCAAGGACACCGGCGCCGAGGCGGTCTATGCCTTCCTGCCCGCCGGCCCGACCACGCTGGCCTTCGCCAAGGCCTTCGCCGACAACGGGCTGAAGGAGAAGGGCGTCAAGCTGTTCGGCCCCGGCGACATCACCCAGGAGCCGGACCTGCCGGCGCTGGGCGACGCGGTGCTGGGCATGACCACCAGCTTCCATTACAGCCGCGCCCACGACTCGGCGGCGAACAAGGCCTTCCTCGCCAAGCACAGGGAGCTGTTCGGCAACGACGACACCGCCACCTTCACCACGGTCGGCGCCTATGACGGCACCCATCTGATCTATCAGATGATCCAGAACAGCGGTGGCAAGATCGACGGCGCCAAGGCGGTGGAGTCGGTCAAGGGGCTGAGCTGGGAAAGCCCGCGCGGGCCGGTGACCATCGACCCGGCCAGCCGCCACATCACCCAGACCATCTATCTGCGAACGGTGGAGAAGGTCGGCGACCGGCTGGAGAATGTCGAGAAGGCGGCGTTCGCGGCGCAGCCGGATTACGGCTACAAGCCGGGCAAGTGAGGGGAATTCCCCCTCACCCTTCCCACGCCTGACGGCGCGGGTCCCCTCCCTCTCCCGGGACGGGAGAGGGGAGACGGAGGGACGGTATGGAAAGCGTCTTCGGGATCGCCGTCGACGGCATCGCCTATGGGATGATCCTCTTCATCATCTCGGTCGGGCTGTCGGTGACGCTGGGGCTGATGCGGGTGGTCAATCTGGCCCATGGCGCCTTCGCCATGGTCGGCGGCTATGTCGCCTCCTACGCCGCCCAGGTCGCCGGCCTGCCCTATGCCGCCGCCCTGGTGGTCGCGGTGGCGCTGACCGTGCTGGCGACCCTGCCGCTGGAGCGGCTGCTCTACCGCCGCATCTACGGGGCGGCCAACGAGCTGTCGCAGGTGCTGCTCACCATCGGGCTGACCTTCGTCATCGTCGCCGGCATCAACTCCCTGTTCGGACCGACGCTGAAGCGCATCCCGCTGCCGGAGCTGCTGACCGGCACGGTGGCGCTGGGACCGAAGGCGATCCCGGCCCACCGCGCCTTCGTCATCGGCGCGGGAGCGGCGACCCTGCTCGGGCTGTGGTGGCTGCTGGAGCGCACCGATTTCGGCATCCGGCTGCGCGCGGCGGTCGATGACCCGGCGATGGCGGCGGCGCTCGGCATCCGCACCGAGCGGCTCTATCTGGCGACCTTCGCGCTCGGCACCGGGCTGGCGGCGCTGGGCGGCGTTCTGGGGGCGGAGCTGCTGCCGCTGGAGCCCTATTACGCCATCCGCTACATCGTGCTGTTCCTGGCGGTTGTGGCGGTCGGCGGGGCCGGCAGCATCTTCGGCTCGGCGGCGGCGGCGCTGGCGCTCGGCATCATCGACAGCGCCGGCAAATACCTGATCCCCAATTTCGGCGAGTTCTTCTTCTACGCCGCCCTGATCCTGATCCTGTTCCGCTGGCCCCACGGCTTCTTCAAAGGGAGGACGGCATGACGAGCGTCGCCGAGCGAGACGGCAAGGGCGGGCCGACGAGCGGAACCGGACCTGTCGTGCCGGCCAGGCGCCGCGACCTCGACTGGATCGGCGTTCCGCTGATCGCGGCGGCCGGGCTGGCCGCCTATTGGCTGCTGCCGGAGGATCTGGCGCTGCTGACCCGCATCGCCGCCTCGGCGCTGTTCGTGCTGTCGCTCGATCTCGTGCTCGGCTATGGCGGCATCGCCACGCTGGGGCAGGCGGCGATGTTCGGCACCGGCGCCTACGCCGCCGGCATCGCCGCGGTCAACTGGATCGACGATCCCTTCGCCCTGCTGGCGGTCGGCGGGCTGGCCGGCGGGCTGATCGCGCTGGCCACCGGGGCGCTCATCCTGCACGCGCGCGGGCTGACCCTGCTGATGCTGACCATCGCGGTCGGGCAGATCGTGCAGGAGGTCGCCAACAAGGCGCGTGACTGGACCGGCGGCAGCGACGGCCTGTCGGGCATCGACCCGGCGCCGGTGTTCGGCCTGTTCCGTTTCGACATGTTCGGCCACACCGCCTATCTGTTCGCGCTGGCGGTGCTGGTCGCCGGGCTGGTGGTGGCGCGGCGGATCGTGCGCTCGCCCTTCGGGCTGGCCTGCCGCGGGGTTGGCGAGGATCCGCTGCGGATCTCCGCCATCGGCGGCTCGCCGAAGGCCTATCTGGTGGCGCTCTATGGCGTGGCCGGGGTGTTCGCCGGGGTGGCCGGCGCCCTGACCGCGGTGACCAGCGGCATCGTCGGGCTGGACAGCGCCGGCTTCTCCTGGTCGGCGGAGGCGCTGGTGATGCTGGTGCTGGGCGGCACCGGGCGGCTCTATGGCGCGGTGATCGGCACGGTGGCCTTCATGGGCGTGCATCATGTCCTGGCCGCCAACGATCCCTATCACTGGATGGCCTTCATCGGCCTGTTCCTGATCGGCATCGTCCTGTTCCTGCCCGGCGGCATCGCCTCGGGGGTGGAGCGGCTGGGCGGTCTGCTGCGGCGGAGGGAGGACCGGGCATGACCAGGCTTCTTGAGGTCGAGGGGTTGACCAAGAATTTCGGCGGCCTCCAGGTGTCGGCCGACATCTCCATGACCCTGAAGGCGGGCGACCGTTGCGCCCTGATCGGGCCGAACGGGGCGGGCAAGACCACCTTCGTCAACCTCGTCACCGGGGTGATCCCGCCCAGCGCCGGCACCATCCGGCTGGACGGGCGCGACGTCACCCGGCTGTCGGCGGCGGAGCGGGTGCGGCTGGGGCTGATCCGCAGCTTCCAGGTGGCGCGGCTGTTCAAGTCGATGACGGTGCGCGAGCATCTGGAGCTGGCCGTGCTCCAGCGCGACCGCCGCACCTTCCGCCTGTTCGCCTCGGTCGCCAAGGTCGCCGGGCTGGCCGACGAGGTGGCGGGATTGCTGGAGACCATGGGGCTGACGCAGGTGGCGCACACGGCGGTCGGCTCGCTGGCCTACGGGCAGCAGCGGCTGCTGGAGATCGCGCTGGCGCTCGCCATGAAGCCGAAGGTGCTGATCCTCGACGAGCCGGCGGCCGGCGTGCCCCATTCGGAAAGCCAGCGCATCCTCGACGCCATCGACCGCCTGCCCAAGGATCTGGCGGTGCTGATGATCGAGCATGACATGGACCTCGTCTTCCGCTTCGCCAGATCGATCATCGTGCTGGCGCAGGGGCGGCTGCTGTGCAGCGGCACCGCCGAGGAGATCGTCGCCGACCCGCGCGTGCGCGAGGTCTATCTGGGGAGCCGCGCCAATGCCCACCACTGAACCGGCCGGACGCCTGGAGGTCGCGGATCTGCGCGCCGGCCATGGCAGGACGCTGATCCTGGACGGTGTGTCGTTCAGCGTTCCGGCGGGCGGGCGGCTGGCCCTGCTCGGCCGCAACGGCGTCGGCAAGACGACGACGCTGGCCACCCT
It encodes:
- a CDS encoding CoA transferase subunit A → MANITPLRDAVASLVRDGDTVALEGFTHLIPHAAGHEIVRQGRRDLTLVRMTPDLIYDQLIGMGCATKLIFSWGGNPGVGSLHRFRDAVEQGWPHRLETEEHSHAGMANAYVAGASNLPFALLRGYTGSDLPKVNPNIRFVECPFTGERLAAIPSVRPDVTVIHAQKADRRGNVLIWGILGVQKEAVLAAKRSIVTVEEIVDDLEAPTNACVLPTWAVSAVCHVPGGAYPSYAQGYSERDNSFYKAWDPIARSRETFQAWMRRHVLDTDDFAGFRRVLAESMKEAV
- a CDS encoding ABC transporter substrate-binding protein; translated protein: MTRTLRNALLGAAFGLALAAGPAGAATIKVGVIAPFSGPFAMFGKTFKDGIAQYQAEHGRTVGADTVEFVYRDLEQTNPAQAKALAQELIVKERVSFLAGFAFTPDAMAVAPLIDEANIPAVVFNAATSAITEKSPRFVRTSFTLWQNTVPLAEHMARRGIKTAVTAVSDYGPGLDGEAAFRATFEKNGGKVADTIRMPLKSNDFAPFMQRIKDTGAEAVYAFLPAGPTTLAFAKAFADNGLKEKGVKLFGPGDITQEPDLPALGDAVLGMTTSFHYSRAHDSAANKAFLAKHRELFGNDDTATFTTVGAYDGTHLIYQMIQNSGGKIDGAKAVESVKGLSWESPRGPVTIDPASRHITQTIYLRTVEKVGDRLENVEKAAFAAQPDYGYKPGK
- a CDS encoding branched-chain amino acid ABC transporter permease; the encoded protein is MESVFGIAVDGIAYGMILFIISVGLSVTLGLMRVVNLAHGAFAMVGGYVASYAAQVAGLPYAAALVVAVALTVLATLPLERLLYRRIYGAANELSQVLLTIGLTFVIVAGINSLFGPTLKRIPLPELLTGTVALGPKAIPAHRAFVIGAGAATLLGLWWLLERTDFGIRLRAAVDDPAMAAALGIRTERLYLATFALGTGLAALGGVLGAELLPLEPYYAIRYIVLFLAVVAVGGAGSIFGSAAAALALGIIDSAGKYLIPNFGEFFFYAALILILFRWPHGFFKGRTA
- a CDS encoding branched-chain amino acid ABC transporter permease; its protein translation is MTSVAERDGKGGPTSGTGPVVPARRRDLDWIGVPLIAAAGLAAYWLLPEDLALLTRIAASALFVLSLDLVLGYGGIATLGQAAMFGTGAYAAGIAAVNWIDDPFALLAVGGLAGGLIALATGALILHARGLTLLMLTIAVGQIVQEVANKARDWTGGSDGLSGIDPAPVFGLFRFDMFGHTAYLFALAVLVAGLVVARRIVRSPFGLACRGVGEDPLRISAIGGSPKAYLVALYGVAGVFAGVAGALTAVTSGIVGLDSAGFSWSAEALVMLVLGGTGRLYGAVIGTVAFMGVHHVLAANDPYHWMAFIGLFLIGIVLFLPGGIASGVERLGGLLRRREDRA
- a CDS encoding ABC transporter ATP-binding protein, with the translated sequence MTRLLEVEGLTKNFGGLQVSADISMTLKAGDRCALIGPNGAGKTTFVNLVTGVIPPSAGTIRLDGRDVTRLSAAERVRLGLIRSFQVARLFKSMTVREHLELAVLQRDRRTFRLFASVAKVAGLADEVAGLLETMGLTQVAHTAVGSLAYGQQRLLEIALALAMKPKVLILDEPAAGVPHSESQRILDAIDRLPKDLAVLMIEHDMDLVFRFARSIIVLAQGRLLCSGTAEEIVADPRVREVYLGSRANAHH